A single Sphingopyxis chilensis DNA region contains:
- a CDS encoding NAD-dependent epimerase/dehydratase family protein: MTGATGFVGGATMRDAVAAGWHVRALTRRPQPEQGGVTWIEGALDQSDSLAEMAAGADAVMHIAGVVNVPTRAAFEAGNATATANVVDAARGAGVTRFVHVSSLAAREPGLSNYGWSKERAEAAVKDSGLDWTIVRPPAVFGPGDTEMLDLFRMARRGIALVPSGRMSAIYVDELARLLVTLAADRGASIGQIYEPDDGKPTGWSHRGFARAVARAVGRQRLSTLATPALLLKAGGRLDTLVRRSRAKLTPDRARYIAHPDWVATEGACPPADLWRPQLGTDDALAETVRWYRREGWL; the protein is encoded by the coding sequence ATGACCGGCGCGACCGGCTTCGTCGGCGGGGCGACGATGCGCGACGCCGTCGCGGCGGGTTGGCATGTCCGCGCCCTCACCCGCCGGCCGCAGCCCGAACAGGGCGGCGTGACGTGGATCGAGGGTGCGCTCGACCAGTCCGACAGCCTCGCCGAAATGGCGGCGGGCGCCGATGCCGTCATGCACATCGCTGGCGTGGTCAACGTACCCACCCGCGCCGCCTTCGAGGCGGGCAATGCGACCGCCACCGCCAATGTCGTCGATGCCGCCCGCGGTGCCGGGGTAACGCGCTTCGTCCATGTCTCCTCGCTTGCGGCGCGCGAACCCGGCCTCTCCAACTACGGCTGGTCGAAGGAGCGCGCCGAGGCTGCCGTGAAGGATAGCGGGCTCGACTGGACGATCGTGCGCCCGCCCGCGGTCTTCGGGCCCGGCGATACCGAGATGCTCGACCTGTTCCGCATGGCGCGGCGCGGCATCGCGCTGGTGCCCAGCGGGCGCATGTCGGCGATCTATGTCGACGAACTCGCGCGGCTGCTCGTGACGCTCGCCGCCGATCGCGGCGCGAGCATCGGTCAGATTTACGAGCCCGACGACGGCAAACCGACCGGCTGGTCGCACCGCGGCTTCGCCCGCGCCGTCGCGCGCGCCGTCGGACGCCAGCGCCTCTCGACGCTCGCGACCCCGGCCTTGCTGCTCAAGGCCGGCGGCCGGCTCGACACGCTGGTGCGTCGCAGCCGCGCCAAGCTGACCCCTGACCGCGCGCGCTATATCGCGCATCCCGACTGGGTCGCGACCGAGGGCGCGTGCCCGCCCGCCGACCTCTGGCGGCCCCAGCTGGGCACCGACGACGCGCTTGCCGAAACGGTGCGCTGGTACCGCCGCGAAGGCTGGCTCTGA